One window of Papaver somniferum cultivar HN1 chromosome 9, ASM357369v1, whole genome shotgun sequence genomic DNA carries:
- the LOC113312186 gene encoding uncharacterized protein LOC113312186, with amino-acid sequence MQDFKDNTRWLVGNGEHISVWKDAWILDSSIIKAFPENEYIQQNIHMKVKELIVNNTWNIPEEMLVFFSTGDLPLLTATPDKLIWTATQDGACSVHSAINVVRKRQPKLRWYKRIWKSCVHPSTAANVWKISREACTTDENAKKRGMNIASRCYLCLKDQDSINHLLWNCDYGKNFWRCIGGIFSFKNPKSYDDIMKFCKDKSSVIQEVWHIAAFNIMVDIWFTRNKLFFENIIPDSKKAQQKITKMVQECEVRLKGNMYNSAYDLQILKYFNIGCRRVKDFRAIECTFSLPKPDIFLLCCDGASQGNLGCAGYGFIARDSEGKFIFAESVGLGISTNFVVEVLSVIGALEWAVQNSETNVDINSDSTAAIAAFTKNKLP; translated from the coding sequence ATGCAAGACTTTAAAGATAATACCAGATGGCTAGTAGGCAATGGAGAACATATTTCAGTATGGAAGGATGCCTGGATATTGGATTCAAGTATCATTAAAGCTTTCCCAGAAAATGAGTATATCCAGCAGAACATCCATATGAAGGTGAAAGAATTGATTGTAAACAACACATGGAATATTCCAGAAGAGATGTTGGTTTTCTTCTCAACTGGAGATTTGCCTTTACTTACTGCTACACCTGATAAGCTGATTTGGACTGCAACTCAAGATGGTGCTTGTTCAGTTCATAGTGCAATTAATGTGGTCAGAAAAAGACAACCTAAGCTGAGATGGTACAAAAGAATATGGAAATCATGTGTACATCCTTCTACTGCTGCAAATGTGTGGAAAATTTCAAGAGAAGCTTGCACAACAgatgaaaatgcaaaaaaaagagGTATGAACATTGCTTCCAGATGTTATCTTTGCTTGAAAGATCAAGACTCTATAAATCATTTACTGTGGAATTGTGATTATGGGAAAAATTTTTGGAGATGTATTGGTGGAATTTTTTCTTTCAAGAATCCAAAATCTTATGATGACATTATGAAATTCTGCAAAGATAAAAGTTCAGTAATACAAGAGGTATGGCATATTGCAGCTTTCAATATAATGGTGGATATTTGGTTTACCAGGAATAAGCTTTTCTTTGAGAACATAATTCCTGATAGTAAGAAGGCACAACAAAAAATCACCAAGATGGTCCAAGAATGTGAAGTGAGGTTAAAAGGAAATATGTACAATTCTGCTTATGACTTACAAATTCTTAAATACTTTAACATTGGTTGCAGAAGAGTGAAAGATTTTAGAGCAATAGAATGTACATTTTCTCTGCCTAAACCAGATATATTTTTACTTTGCTGTGATGGAGCTTCTCAAGGTAATCTTGGATGTGCTGGATATGGATTCATAGCTAGGGACAGTGAAGGAAAATTCATTTTTGCTGAAAGTGTTGGACTGGGAATATCAACAAACTTTGTAGTTGAAGTGCTGAGTGTTATTGGTGCCTTGGAATGGGCAGTGCAGAATTCAGAAACTAATGTAGATATCAACTCAGACTCTACAGCAGCTATTGCAGCCTTTACAAAAAACAAGCTCCCATAG